The following is a genomic window from Amycolatopsis sp. BJA-103.
GGCGGTCGCGCCGGCGGCGATGAGCAGGCCGAGTGGAACCACCATGATCGCGCTGAACTGGTAGAGCGGCCCGAACAACGGGGTGACGAAGTAGGCGCCGACGGTCAGCGCGACCGCTCCGCCGAGCTTCAACGGGAGCCGCCGCCCGGCGAGCACGACCTTGGCCAGGAACATGCCGAAGACGAACGTCAGCAGCTGCACCGCCGGGACGTGGAAGACGAACCACAGCTCCCAGTCGCTGAAGCCGTACGGGAACGGCGTGCCGGCCGGCAGCAGCTTGGCGAAGCTCGGGATGGACAGCACCGAGGCGGCCGAAAGGATTGTCCAGAACCACAGCCGCTCCGGCCGGACCTTGTTGACCAGCTTGATGAGGAACGGGAAGGCGAAGTAGAACAGCACCTCGCAGGACAGCGACCAGGCCACCACGTTGAAGCCGACGCGGACGTCGAGAGCGAGGTGCCAGCTCTGCAGCAGCAGCACGTTCAGCACGCCGTCCCAGCCCCGGACGGCCGTGCCGGTGATCACCGTCAGGATGACGAGCGCGGCCAGGAAGGTGATCAGGTGGTTGGGGTAGACCTTGAAGAACCGTCTGCGCCAGAACTTCGGCGCGGTGTCCCGTGGCCGCACGGCGCAGGTGAGGACGAAGCCGCTGAGGATGAAGAAGAAGGTCACCCCGGTGTAGCCGCCATTGGCGAACAGCGTGTCCGAGGTGGTCTGGGCGCCCGGTGAGGCGAATGGATAAAGCACGATCGTGTGAAAGACAAAAACCATTCCGGCCGCGATGAAACGTGCTCCGGTCAACGACGGTAAACGCGTAATCAGATTTCGCGCCGGGGGCGGGCCCAGGCGGGTTGCGACGGTTTCCTGCGACATTGACGTACTCCCCAGTTCCTGCTTTCCGAAGTGGCAGCTTTGAG
Proteins encoded in this region:
- a CDS encoding acyltransferase family protein — its product is MSQETVATRLGPPPARNLITRLPSLTGARFIAAGMVFVFHTIVLYPFASPGAQTTSDTLFANGGYTGVTFFFILSGFVLTCAVRPRDTAPKFWRRRFFKVYPNHLITFLAALVILTVITGTAVRGWDGVLNVLLLQSWHLALDVRVGFNVVAWSLSCEVLFYFAFPFLIKLVNKVRPERLWFWTILSAASVLSIPSFAKLLPAGTPFPYGFSDWELWFVFHVPAVQLLTFVFGMFLAKVVLAGRRLPLKLGGAVALTVGAYFVTPLFGPLYQFSAIMVVPLGLLIAAGATADLDRLPTFLGSRPMVWLGDISFAFYMWHYPVLVAGHHWLGAGENWSTATAVAVIILLFAVSLLLSWATFKFVEQPIMKRFAASRRRRGTAVVTPIPAGDQIDRAA